A window of Chitinophaga sp. MM2321 contains these coding sequences:
- a CDS encoding peptidoglycan DD-metalloendopeptidase family protein, with translation MKKIIPLILIVWLLPAMLVAQNTGQQQQSREELERRKKELQKEIEEANEQLKDTKKSTKESLGQLRALRDKITLRSRLINNINEEINFINGDINTAYRDVKTLQKDLDTLKAQYAQLVIYAYKNRSSYDMMNFVFSSQSFNDAVKRFQYLKQYRDYRRRQAENIVSTQDQLNQKIQNLETQRVKRSVALKTEQEQRSTLEVDKKEKDQVLNKLKGREKELVADINQRNKDAQKVQAAIRAVIRREIEEARRKAIAEETARRKAAEEKRRREDEARKAAIAAAAERAKAAAAANGNAANVPAPEKPAPVPEPPKPAPEPEPEKTTARSENVLEATPEALALSESFEANRGKLPWPVDAGNIIEHFGIHQHAVMEHIQVPSDGIVIATNKGGAVKSIFEGEVKSVVVMPGSGYVIIIRHGQYFTTYVRLQTTRVKKGDNVKTGQVIGTASVNDIENTGEVELQIWKGISKQNPEQWIRRR, from the coding sequence TTGAAGAAGATTATCCCGTTGATATTGATTGTATGGTTATTGCCAGCTATGTTGGTGGCCCAGAATACTGGCCAGCAGCAACAGTCGCGGGAAGAACTGGAGCGCAGGAAAAAGGAACTGCAGAAGGAAATTGAGGAAGCAAATGAGCAACTGAAAGACACTAAGAAATCCACTAAAGAAAGCCTGGGTCAACTCCGTGCCCTGCGTGATAAAATTACACTCCGTAGCCGCCTGATCAATAATATTAACGAAGAAATTAATTTCATCAACGGAGATATCAATACTGCTTACCGGGATGTAAAAACATTGCAAAAAGACCTGGACACCCTGAAAGCACAATATGCACAACTGGTGATCTATGCTTATAAAAACAGGTCTTCTTACGATATGATGAACTTTGTATTTTCTTCACAAAGTTTTAATGATGCCGTAAAACGTTTTCAATATTTAAAACAATACCGCGATTACCGCCGCAGACAGGCAGAGAATATCGTTTCCACACAGGATCAGCTCAATCAGAAAATACAAAACCTGGAAACACAGCGTGTAAAGCGTTCTGTAGCACTCAAAACAGAACAGGAACAACGTTCCACACTGGAAGTAGATAAGAAGGAAAAGGATCAGGTACTGAACAAACTGAAAGGACGGGAGAAAGAACTCGTGGCGGATATCAATCAACGTAATAAAGATGCACAGAAAGTACAGGCAGCTATCCGTGCAGTAATACGCCGTGAAATTGAAGAGGCCAGACGTAAGGCCATAGCAGAAGAAACAGCCCGCCGCAAAGCTGCGGAAGAAAAACGCAGGCGTGAAGATGAAGCGCGTAAAGCCGCTATCGCCGCCGCTGCTGAAAGAGCAAAAGCTGCTGCCGCTGCCAATGGCAATGCTGCGAATGTTCCCGCACCCGAAAAACCGGCGCCTGTACCGGAACCTCCGAAACCCGCACCGGAACCGGAACCAGAGAAAACCACAGCCCGTAGCGAAAACGTACTGGAAGCCACCCCCGAAGCACTCGCATTGTCTGAGAGCTTTGAAGCTAACCGCGGTAAGCTGCCATGGCCGGTAGATGCAGGCAATATCATTGAACACTTCGGGATTCACCAGCATGCCGTAATGGAACATATCCAGGTGCCTTCAGATGGTATCGTGATAGCCACCAACAAAGGCGGTGCAGTGAAATCTATTTTTGAAGGAGAAGTGAAATCTGTAGTGGTAATGCCAGGATCAGGATATGTAATTATTATCCGTCACGGACAATACTTTACTACTTATGTACGTTTGCAAACTACCCGAGTGAAGAAAGGTGATAATGTGAAAACAGGCCAGGTAATAGGCACCGCCAGTGTAAATGATATTGAAAATACCGGTGAAGTAGAATTGCAGATATGGAAAGGTATTAGCAAGCAGAATCCGGAACAATGGATTAGAAGAAGATAA
- the dut gene encoding dUTP diphosphatase produces the protein MADIIVKIINKSDNELPAYATAEAAGMDLRAHLETAITLQSLERTLVPTGLFMELPTGYEAQIRPRSGLAIKQGLTLLNTPGTIDADYRGEIKIIMINLSKEAQTIQPGDRIAQMVIAPFVQVVMEPVEVLTTTERGSGGFGHTGKS, from the coding sequence ATGGCTGATATCATTGTGAAAATTATCAATAAGTCGGATAATGAATTGCCGGCTTATGCAACAGCAGAAGCCGCAGGGATGGACCTGCGTGCACATTTGGAAACAGCAATTACGCTTCAGTCACTGGAAAGAACACTGGTGCCTACTGGGTTATTCATGGAGTTACCAACCGGATATGAGGCGCAAATCCGTCCCCGTAGCGGGTTGGCTATTAAACAGGGACTTACCCTGCTCAATACGCCTGGCACGATAGATGCTGACTACCGGGGAGAGATCAAGATAATTATGATTAATTTATCCAAAGAGGCACAAACGATACAACCTGGCGACCGTATAGCGCAGATGGTTATTGCTCCTTTTGTACAGGTAGTGATGGAACCGGTAGAGGTGCTGACCACCACAGAACGTGGCAGCGGCGGTTTCGGTCATACCGGTAAATCCTGA
- a CDS encoding DUF4292 domain-containing protein gives MKKTVIFLIGITSLAIVACRHPKQLARSTFPATDTSKIIAHKDSTSAAERAKFTSDMLKGIKDNNIAFNTFSGRMKLAFENEKKSHNNLTATIRMKKDSIIWISVSAPIIDEVMRAVITPDSLKLYNRMDKQLFLRKMADAEELLNIPFDFKTLQDLLIGNPVYLNDSVFQVVKTPSIISFSCDHPKYISLFNVFADDFGLQQSKVMDKDSTNPNTRSCELTYGDYAKVAGRKFPTTRRIFVEEKNVTKVALDFTRYDFDVPLTFPFSMPSSYKRM, from the coding sequence ATGAAGAAAACTGTCATATTTTTAATAGGAATCACGAGCCTGGCAATAGTGGCGTGCCGCCATCCAAAACAGTTGGCGCGCAGTACTTTCCCGGCAACAGACACGAGTAAAATCATTGCACACAAAGACAGCACCTCAGCAGCAGAACGTGCTAAGTTTACCAGCGATATGCTGAAAGGTATCAAGGATAATAATATTGCCTTTAACACCTTTTCCGGCAGGATGAAACTGGCATTTGAAAATGAAAAGAAAAGTCATAATAACCTGACCGCTACTATCCGCATGAAAAAGGATAGTATCATCTGGATCTCTGTGAGCGCACCGATTATTGATGAAGTAATGCGGGCCGTGATCACACCGGATAGCCTGAAACTCTATAACCGCATGGATAAACAATTATTCCTCCGGAAGATGGCTGATGCGGAAGAACTACTGAACATCCCCTTTGATTTTAAAACATTGCAGGACCTGTTGATCGGTAATCCTGTTTATCTCAACGACAGTGTTTTCCAGGTAGTGAAAACGCCTTCCATTATCTCTTTCAGTTGCGATCATCCTAAATATATCAGCCTGTTCAATGTTTTTGCAGATGACTTCGGATTGCAGCAAAGTAAAGTGATGGATAAAGACAGTACCAATCCCAATACGCGGTCCTGTGAGCTGACTTATGGCGATTATGCAAAGGTTGCCGGCCGGAAATTTCCTACTACACGCCGCATTTTTGTAGAAGAAAAAAATGTGACGAAAGTGGCGCTGGATTTCACCCGCTATGATTTTGATGTGCCGCTTACTTTTCCGTTCAGTATGCCTTCCAGTTACAAGCGTATGTAA
- the ispF gene encoding 2-C-methyl-D-erythritol 2,4-cyclodiphosphate synthase, which yields MSRIRIGLGVDFHQLVEGREFWLGGVLVPHYKGALGHSDADVLLHAVCDAMLGALALGDIGVHFPDTDNTYKNIDSKILLSRCAQLVGEKGYQVVNVDSTLCLQAPKIKDYVPQMQQVIAERLRISIEDVSVKATTAEKMGFVGREEGVTAQAVVLLEKVSQ from the coding sequence ATGAGTAGGATACGTATTGGCCTGGGTGTAGATTTTCATCAGCTGGTAGAAGGCCGGGAGTTCTGGCTTGGAGGTGTATTGGTACCTCATTATAAAGGCGCATTAGGGCATAGCGATGCAGATGTGTTACTGCATGCGGTGTGCGATGCAATGCTGGGTGCATTGGCATTGGGCGATATAGGGGTGCATTTCCCGGATACAGACAATACCTACAAGAATATCGATAGTAAAATATTATTATCCCGCTGCGCACAGCTCGTCGGGGAAAAAGGTTACCAGGTAGTGAATGTAGACAGTACCCTTTGCCTGCAGGCGCCCAAAATAAAAGATTATGTGCCGCAGATGCAGCAGGTAATAGCAGAAAGATTACGCATCAGTATTGAAGATGTATCTGTAAAAGCAACAACGGCTGAAAAAATGGGCTTTGTAGGCAGGGAAGAAGGCGTAACAGCGCAAGCGGTAGTGCTGTTGGAGAAGGTTTCCCAATAA
- the porV gene encoding type IX secretion system outer membrane channel protein PorV, with translation MIRKATLSLVLLYSTFTSFETSAQRIDSVGQLDGRTNTVNTAVPFLRITPDARSGAMGDVGLAIAPDASSIYWNLSKLPFATTKSSMAVTYTPWLKELVNDVFLATVSGYTQVDENQAISGSLRYFSLGSINLRDVTNQDLGDFHPREFAIDAGYARKLSDHFGVGFTARYIYSNLAGGQSVDNIAIRPGKAFAADISAFYTKEIEKDDGLVNKFNLGVAITNIGTRISYTSSAQSKDFIPTNLGLGTAYTLSLDEYNQLTFALDINKLLVPTPSRDSAGNPTNDYKNKSVLEGIFSSFGDAPGGAKEELQELMYSVGMEYWYNQQFAVRAGYFNENKNKGNRKYFTAGIGIKYDIFGLNFSYLVPSGSGIQRNPLSNTLRFTLTFDLGGRDEESRTGF, from the coding sequence ATGATCCGAAAGGCAACTTTGAGTCTTGTGCTCTTATACAGTACTTTCACTAGTTTTGAAACCTCAGCCCAGCGAATAGACTCTGTTGGCCAGTTAGATGGTCGTACTAATACTGTTAATACTGCTGTTCCATTTCTAAGAATTACGCCTGATGCGCGTAGTGGTGCTATGGGGGATGTAGGGCTGGCTATCGCGCCGGATGCTTCCTCTATTTACTGGAATCTTTCCAAACTGCCTTTTGCTACTACTAAATCGAGCATGGCTGTTACCTATACACCCTGGTTAAAAGAACTGGTGAATGACGTATTCCTGGCCACAGTGAGTGGTTATACCCAGGTAGATGAAAACCAGGCCATATCAGGATCGTTAAGATACTTTTCCCTGGGTTCTATTAATCTCAGGGATGTAACCAACCAGGACCTGGGTGATTTTCATCCACGGGAATTTGCTATTGATGCGGGTTATGCCCGTAAATTGTCTGATCACTTTGGTGTAGGTTTTACTGCACGGTATATTTATTCAAACCTGGCAGGTGGCCAGAGTGTTGACAATATTGCGATCAGGCCCGGAAAGGCTTTCGCAGCAGACATCTCCGCTTTCTATACTAAAGAGATAGAAAAGGATGATGGCCTTGTCAATAAATTCAACCTGGGCGTAGCGATTACGAATATAGGTACCCGTATATCTTATACCAGCTCGGCGCAAAGTAAAGACTTCATACCCACCAACCTGGGTCTGGGAACGGCTTATACGCTTAGTCTGGATGAGTACAACCAGCTGACCTTTGCACTGGATATTAATAAATTACTGGTACCAACGCCCAGTCGCGATTCTGCCGGAAATCCTACCAACGATTATAAAAACAAGAGCGTGCTGGAAGGCATCTTCTCTTCTTTCGGTGATGCGCCCGGTGGTGCAAAGGAAGAATTGCAGGAGCTGATGTATTCTGTTGGGATGGAGTACTGGTACAACCAGCAGTTTGCAGTAAGGGCCGGTTATTTCAACGAAAATAAGAATAAAGGCAATCGTAAATACTTTACCGCCGGTATCGGTATCAAGTATGATATTTTTGGACTCAACTTCTCTTACCTCGTACCATCGGGTTCGGGTATTCAGCGCAATCCACTGTCTAATACGCTGCGGTTTACGCTGACCTTTGATCTGGGTGGCAGAGATGAGGAAAGCAGAACGGGCTTTTAA
- a CDS encoding tetratricopeptide repeat protein yields the protein MRIYFTVIGLAGIFLMGACSGIKHSTTQRGYVIKDPAVLEQRADSLFFAAQRSKMLGDYRTAITQYSDYLRLNKNNATVYYELARLFMEVRNPAYALSFARRAATLDKSNHWFQITLADAFAVNEQFDSAALVFDKLTIQYPDNEDYLYNKGVFLSKADKPAAALAVFNQLEKKTGVVEELIYQKQKLLLKMSMVDEAAAEIQKLIDLNPQEIRYYYLLAEVYDANDRISQASDIYHTILSKDPDNARALIGLAGYARKNKDMAGYWAYLTRAFANPGYNIDEKVAYVYPYLQMMQLDSSKLEEGLQLTSLIVKAHPQDAKAYALRGDMYSQADMLDSAQDNYSKALSLDSTRFSVWYQLMWIYSRKEDPNALLVLSNSVTEKFPKEFMGYYFKGLAGFLLQQYPAAINALNKALEIGNGEKKFMADVQSLLGDAYHATGQHLQSDSSYERALLLRPKDAVVLNNYSYYLSLRGEHLDRAAEMSKRSLELEPESPTYMDTYAWILFRQDKFQEAKQWIEKAMQYPEAQQNPNVLEHYGDILFNLKEVTKAVQYWQMAKDKGATSVGLVRKIAEKRYIQ from the coding sequence ATGCGTATATACTTCACCGTTATAGGACTGGCCGGTATATTTTTAATGGGCGCATGTAGCGGAATCAAACATTCCACTACGCAAAGGGGGTATGTCATCAAAGATCCCGCTGTACTGGAACAGCGGGCTGATAGCCTCTTCTTTGCGGCACAGCGTTCTAAAATGCTGGGAGATTACCGTACGGCTATCACCCAATATTCCGACTACCTGCGGCTGAATAAAAATAATGCCACCGTTTATTATGAGTTAGCCCGGTTGTTTATGGAAGTGCGCAATCCGGCCTATGCACTGAGCTTTGCACGCCGCGCCGCCACACTGGACAAGAGCAATCACTGGTTTCAGATTACACTTGCGGATGCATTTGCCGTGAATGAACAGTTTGATAGTGCTGCCCTCGTATTCGACAAACTCACTATTCAATATCCTGACAACGAAGATTATCTTTATAACAAAGGTGTATTTCTTTCCAAAGCCGACAAGCCCGCAGCGGCCCTGGCTGTATTTAACCAGCTGGAAAAAAAGACCGGCGTAGTGGAAGAACTCATCTACCAGAAACAGAAACTGTTACTCAAAATGAGTATGGTAGATGAAGCCGCCGCAGAAATACAGAAACTGATTGACCTGAATCCACAGGAAATACGCTACTACTATCTGTTGGCAGAAGTATATGATGCCAATGACCGTATCTCGCAGGCATCAGACATCTATCATACTATCCTGTCTAAAGATCCTGATAATGCAAGGGCATTGATCGGACTGGCCGGTTACGCCAGGAAGAATAAGGATATGGCCGGCTACTGGGCTTATCTTACCCGCGCCTTTGCTAATCCCGGGTATAACATTGATGAAAAGGTAGCTTATGTATATCCGTATCTGCAAATGATGCAATTGGATTCCTCCAAACTGGAGGAAGGGTTGCAGCTTACATCACTCATTGTAAAAGCGCATCCGCAGGATGCCAAAGCCTACGCACTGAGAGGCGATATGTATTCTCAGGCCGATATGCTGGACAGCGCACAGGATAACTATTCAAAAGCCCTGAGCCTGGATTCTACCCGCTTTTCGGTATGGTACCAGCTGATGTGGATCTACTCCCGCAAGGAAGATCCCAATGCGCTGCTGGTACTCAGCAATTCCGTAACGGAAAAGTTCCCGAAAGAATTCATGGGCTATTATTTCAAAGGATTGGCCGGCTTCCTGTTGCAACAATATCCAGCCGCCATCAATGCACTGAATAAAGCACTGGAAATAGGTAACGGAGAGAAGAAATTTATGGCAGACGTACAATCCCTGCTGGGAGACGCCTATCATGCTACCGGGCAACACCTGCAATCAGACAGCAGTTACGAACGTGCTTTGCTGCTTCGCCCGAAAGACGCTGTGGTACTGAATAATTATAGTTACTACCTGTCATTACGCGGTGAACATCTCGACAGGGCCGCAGAAATGTCGAAACGCTCCCTGGAACTGGAGCCGGAAAGTCCTACCTACATGGATACGTACGCCTGGATCCTCTTCCGTCAGGATAAATTCCAGGAAGCAAAGCAATGGATCGAAAAGGCCATGCAATATCCGGAAGCACAGCAGAATCCCAATGTTCTGGAACATTACGGTGATATTCTGTTTAATTTAAAAGAAGTAACAAAAGCAGTGCAATACTGGCAAATGGCTAAAGACAAAGGTGCTACCTCTGTGGGCCTTGTCCGTAAAATCGCTGAAAAAAGATATATTCAATAG
- a CDS encoding peptidoglycan DD-metalloendopeptidase family protein, whose amino-acid sequence MRKQLLVLMALWLLPAILYAQRSKNQSRAALENRRQELLKEIEVATRSLQLTKKSTKQNISLQHELQQKISSRTALITNINKEINLINGDISATNSNVQTLEKEVDSLRARYAQLVVYAYKTQGSYDLLNFLFTANNFNDALRRYQYLRQYRENRRRQAENLLSTRELLGEKLHSLEDQRAQKTGVLHTEKRQQVALLVDKKETDQTIVQLKGKEKELQQQISKSRAEARQVDNAIQSAIRREMEIARKKEIAAASARKKLAAAKRQQLQEAARKRALAAAKKANGKPTVKETIPEDDVPATVTTSPEDVLVATPEALSLSRDFEANRGRLPWPVDAGRITARFGTSNIGKIEVDHNGIIIATGKGAAVKAIFDGEVIMVFMVPGAGYMVTLRHGKYFTNYVRLLDIHVRKGMSVKRGQALGAAAAAPGSSTGEIELQIYRNMVKQNPERWLRSR is encoded by the coding sequence TTGAGAAAGCAGCTTCTTGTCTTAATGGCGCTCTGGCTATTACCGGCAATACTATATGCACAGCGCAGCAAGAATCAATCGCGCGCGGCGCTGGAAAACCGCCGGCAGGAGCTATTGAAGGAAATTGAAGTTGCTACACGATCGCTACAGCTCACGAAGAAATCCACTAAACAGAATATCAGCCTGCAGCATGAACTGCAACAAAAAATAAGCAGCCGCACCGCGCTCATTACAAATATCAATAAGGAGATAAACCTGATTAACGGAGATATCAGTGCTACTAACAGCAACGTACAAACGCTGGAGAAGGAAGTAGACTCGCTCAGGGCGCGTTATGCCCAACTGGTGGTATATGCCTACAAAACACAGGGGTCCTATGATCTGCTGAATTTCCTCTTTACCGCCAACAACTTTAATGATGCATTGCGCCGCTATCAATACCTGCGTCAGTACCGTGAAAACAGGCGGCGACAGGCAGAGAACCTGCTCTCTACCCGGGAATTGCTCGGTGAGAAGCTACATAGCCTGGAAGACCAGCGCGCACAAAAAACGGGTGTGCTCCATACCGAGAAACGGCAACAGGTGGCTTTGCTGGTAGATAAAAAGGAAACGGATCAGACGATTGTACAGCTAAAGGGAAAAGAAAAAGAACTGCAACAGCAAATCAGCAAAAGCAGGGCAGAAGCGCGGCAGGTAGATAATGCCATCCAGAGCGCCATCCGCCGCGAAATGGAAATAGCCCGTAAAAAGGAGATAGCAGCTGCCTCGGCCCGGAAGAAACTGGCAGCAGCAAAACGTCAGCAGTTGCAGGAAGCAGCAAGGAAAAGGGCATTAGCAGCCGCTAAAAAAGCAAACGGTAAACCAACAGTAAAAGAAACAATACCAGAAGATGATGTACCCGCTACTGTTACTACTTCGCCGGAAGATGTTTTGGTAGCCACACCGGAAGCACTTTCGCTATCAAGGGATTTTGAGGCCAACCGGGGCCGGTTGCCATGGCCGGTAGATGCAGGCCGCATCACTGCCCGTTTTGGCACCAGTAACATAGGTAAGATAGAAGTGGATCATAACGGCATTATCATCGCTACCGGTAAAGGAGCGGCGGTAAAAGCCATTTTCGACGGCGAAGTAATCATGGTATTTATGGTGCCAGGCGCAGGATATATGGTTACCCTGCGCCATGGAAAATATTTTACCAATTATGTACGCCTGCTCGATATACATGTTAGAAAGGGAATGTCCGTGAAACGCGGTCAGGCACTGGGCGCTGCGGCCGCTGCACCTGGTAGTAGTACCGGCGAAATAGAATTACAGATCTACCGCAACATGGTGAAACAAAACCCCGAGCGATGGCTCCGTAGCCGTTAA